A single bacterium DNA region contains:
- a CDS encoding T9SS type A sorting domain-containing protein — NACYIPFKLSKDSNVSLEIYNILGQKVRTIELGQRKKGSYTQKDRAIFFDLKNNAGQNLSSGLYFYKIKAGDFSAVKSMIVK; from the coding sequence AATGCCTGCTATATCCCATTCAAGCTTTCCAAGGATTCAAATGTTTCTCTTGAAATCTATAACATCTTAGGACAAAAGGTAAGGACAATAGAGCTAGGACAAAGAAAGAAAGGCTCATATACCCAAAAGGATAGGGCAATATTTTTTGACCTAAAAAATAATGCTGGACAAAACCTCTCCTCTGGATTATACTTTTACAAAATAAAGGCCGGGGACTTTTCTGCGGTTAAATCAATGATTGTGAAGTGA